The Oscillatoria acuminata PCC 6304 genomic interval TGATTCGGCAAGCGGGGTGTGAGTATGGGGAGATCCGTCTGTGTCGTTATCGCGATCGCAGTCTAACTGCACGCGATCGCTCTTTAAGCAACTTGAGCGATCGGGTGAGTGCAGGATTTGGGGTGCGGGTGTTACATCAAGGGTCTTGGGGATTTGCGGCAAGTCCCCGCAGGAGTTCAGCCGAAGTTAGACGAATTGTGGCCCTTGCGGTAGAGATTGCCAAAGGCAGTCACCTCACGCAACAGACGCCGGTGAAGTTAGTCCCGGTAGAGACATATCGGGATAGTTATAGGACCCCGATTGCCATTGACCCGTTTACGATTCCTATTGAGGAGCAAGCGGCGTTATTGTTAGAGATTAATGAGCGGTTGTTAGGGTATGGCGATCGCGGGATTAAAAAAGCTGCGTCTTTCCTACGCTTTACCCAGGAACAGAAAATCTTTGCTTCAACGGAAGGGTCGCTGATTGACCAAACGATTTACCGCAGTTATCCAGGATATAATTGTACGGCTATTGCCAATGGAGATGCCCAGAGTCGCAGTTATGAACGGCCTCCTTTGAATTGTGGCTATGAACATATCGACCGGACAGACTTGCTGGGAGAAGTGGACCGAGTGGCAACGGAGGCGATCGCCAAAGTTCATGCCCCCAAGGGACCCTCGGGAATTAAAACCACCTTAATCCTGAAACCCACGAATCTCTTTCTCACCATTCATGAATCCGTCGGACATCCTACGGAACTCGATCGCGTGTATGGTTACGAAGCCAACTTTGCCGGGACCAGCTTCGCCACCACCGATGGCTTGGGAAGCCTGCAATATGCCGCCCCTTGGGTCAATTTTAAGGCTGATCGCACCCAACCGGGGGGACGGGGAACAATGGGATATGACGATGAAGGAGTTATATCACAAGAATGGCACGTTGTCAAGGATGGAATTTTAGTAGATTATCTCACCGATCGCGAGACGGCAGCGCGACTGGGACGGGGGAGTAGTAATGGATGTGCTTATGCCGATAGTTGGTATAACGTGCCGATGGTGCGGATTCCCAATCTCGGGTTAGAACCGGGACCGGATGGCGGGAGTCATACAGCCACTCTTGCCGAAGCGATCGCCGATACCGAGGAGGGGATTTTAATTGATGGGATTGGCAGCTATTCCATCGACCAACAACGGCGGAATTTTCAATTTGGTGGGGATGCCTTTTGGCAAGTCAAAAAAGGGAAAGTGGTGGGGATGTTGAAAGATGTCACCTATCAGGCGATGACCACGGATTTTTGGAAAAGTGTAGATGCGATCGGGCCAAAATCCGAGCAGATTCAGTGTGGCACCAATCTCTGCGGAAAAGGTGAACCGATGCAGATCGCGCAAATGACTCATGCCTGCGTTCCAGTCAGGGTGAGGGATATTTTCATTGGCGGCCCTTCTTAACCCGGGCGGACTGAACCACCCGCAGCCATGAAACCGGGTTACGGAATTTATCTGATTCATCAAGAATTGATGAATCGGTAGGGGCTTTTCCCTGGTCCCAGTCCGGTGAACCACCGGGGAGAAAAAGTCGGTCCTCTTGGCCTAGAAAATACAAGAGGACCGACTTAATTTATCAAAAATTCAAAAAACCCCGCAGACAAGGGCAAAAATTGCGGATAGAATCAGAGTAATAAAACCCATTTGAGCCAAAAATATTAGGAGTACCCTGACCCAGAGAAGCAAACACACAAACCAACTAAAATAAGACCCCGAGAAACAATCGCTTTTGACTCTGACCCTACGGCCCTTCCAGCCCACTATAAAAAAAAGCGGTTTTCTTCAGATTTAGCTTAAATTTTTTATTCAATAAAACCACCGATTGATGCCACAACTAAAACTCAGCGATTCCATACTCAATCGCCAAGAACTAGCGTCGTTGGATCTGTTGGTTTGCCCCATCTGGATTTGGGACTTGGACCAAAAGCAGGTGTGGTGGGCAAACGCTGCGGCCCTAGGTCTGTGGCAGGTACAAAGCATAGCGGAACTCTCAGAGGAAACTAGAAGTAACCCTTTTGATGAGAATTCAAGCAGGATAGAACTAGAACAATTAGAACTAAAACAACTAGAGCAGGGTGCAACTGTGGTGAAACAATGGACCTTTCAAGCGGGGAGTGAACCCGTATCCATTCGATGTGCTTGTTCGGGAATTCGGATTGAATCGGGAAGAATGGGAGTCTTAGTCGAAGGCATGACAGAGGTCATGAAACGCCATGACTGGGAACTCTGGCGGTCGAATGAGGTGCTCAAACAGGCCACGGTGATGATTTCGTTGTACAAAACCGATGGCACGATGGTGATGCAAAACCCAGTGGCGCAGCGGTGTTATGGGGAGGAAAATCGGGGGCAAAATGCCTGGAAAGGGCGATTTGTCCGCAGTAGCGATGCGGAACGAGCCTTAGCTTGTTTGGAAGCGGGGAATGTCTTCTATCACGAAACCCAGATGCAAACCTTGCAGGGGGTGCGCTGGCACGCGGTGGAGATTCGCAATGCGAAGGATCCGGTGACGGGCGATCGCGCGGTTCTGGTGAATGAAAAAGATATTACGGAACTCAAGGAAGCGGCAGTCCAACTCCAACAGCGCGATCGCCTGTTAGAAGGGGTCGCTTTAGCCACCCATGCGCTGTTAACAGCCCCAAATCTATCGGAGGCGATTTCTAAGGCATTGGCTGAGTTGGGAAATGCCGCAGCAGTTGATCGCGCCTACCTGGTGGAAAATTACCAAAGTCTGACCGAAGAACATCTGATGCGGATTTGCTGGGAATGGGTCAGTCCGGGAATTTCTTCGTCCCAGGAGAAACCGGAATTTCAAACGCTGTCTTATGAGGAAAATTTGCCCGGATGGTATGAGACTCTCTGTGCGGGAAAAGCGATCGGGGGAAGGGTGAAAGATTTAAGCAACGCGGAACAATCGATTTTAGAAGCACAAGGGATTCAATCGATTTTAGTCATGCCGATCGCCATTGAAGGGCAGTTTTGGGGGTTTATCGGATTTAATGATTGCCATGAGCAACGGCAATGGTCCGAAACTGAAGAATCGATTTTAAAGGCAGCAGTCGGAAGTATTGGAGGGGCGATCGCCCGCCACCAAGCGGAGTCCAAACTGGCGACTTTAAATGCTCAGTTAGAGGCGATCGTAGAGGAACGCACGGCCAAATTGAAAGCCGCTAATGATCGACTTAGGGCGGAAATTTCTGAAAAAGCTAAAATCGAAGAAAAATTGCGGCATAATGCTTTTCATGATGCCTTAACTGAACTGCCCAACCGGACGTTATTTATGCAAGAACTGCGTCAGGAGTGGGAACGGGGTAAACAAAATCCTAACTATTTATTTGCGGTTTTATTTTTGGATCTGGATCGCTTTAAAGTGATTAATGATAGTTTGGGTCACGGGGTTGGCGATCGCCTGTTGATTGAGATTGCTGAACGCCTTCGCAAGACCCTCGCGGTGCGTCCCCATAGTTTCCGACGCAATGAACACGCGATCGCTCGCTTAGGAGGGGATGAATTTGCCATCCTCCTCAAAGATATCCGCGCCTTACGGACGGCAAGGCGGGTGGCAGAACGAATTCACTCTTGCTTAACCCGTCCTTTTGCGATCGAAGGGCAAGAAGTATTTACCAGTGTGAGTATCGGGATTGCCCTCAGTTCCCGGGGTTACGAACGCCCCGAGGACCTGTTACGGGATGCGGATATCGTCATGTATCGCGCCAAAGCCCTCGGACGCTCTCGCCATGAGGTGTTTGATACCGCCATGCATGACCGCGTGGTGCGATTACTCAAACTCGAAAACGACCTGCGGCGCGCTATTTCCGAAGGAGAAAAGCGACTGCCAACTCCCCGGTTTTACCTCTCGCCCACCCCGGATTCAGAAGGCCATGACAGCGGAGAAGAACTGGAAATTCAGACCCCATCCCTGCCTTTTAATGCCGTCAAAAAACCCTCCGCCTTTACGTTACATTATCAGCCGATTGTTTGCCTGAAAACGGGACGAATTGAAGGATTTGAGGCCCTATTGCGATGGGAACATCCGGAGTTAGGGTTAGTGCCTCCGGGGGAATTTATTTCGATCGCCGAGGAAACCGGCTTAATTGTTCCCCTCGGGCAGTGGGTACTCCGTGAGGCGTGCCAACAGTTGCGAATTTGGCAAGAACGATTTCCCCAAGCGTTACCCTTAACCGTGGCGGTTAACTTATCAGGACGGCAATTTTCCCGGGTAGATTTGATCGCACAAGTGGATCGGATTCTGGCCGAAACGGGGATCGATGGCAGTATGTTAAAGCTGGAAATTACCGAAAGCGCGATCGTGGATAATCCCGAATTAGCCACCGAAATGCTGTTGCAGCTTAAAGAGCGGAAAATTAACCTCTGCATGGATGATTTTGGCACCGGGTATTCTTCCTTGAGCTACTTACATCGGTTTCCTCTGGATACCTTAAAAATTGACCGTTCCTTTGTGAGTCGGATTGGAGTTGAGGGAGAAAATTCCGAAATCGTGCTGACCATTGTGAGTTTAGCTCACGATCTGGGAATGGAAGTGATTGCTGAGGGAGTGGAAACATCGGCCCAGTTAGAGAAACTCCAGCAACTGGGATGTGCGATGGCTCAAGGGTATCTGTTTTCACCCCCGGTCAATAGTGAACAGGCGACACAATTGCTCATCCAAGAAGGGAAGTTAGTCACCAATTGGTGACATGGGACATTCCCAACTGATGAGTTCGGGTCAAGGGCCTGCGATCGTCAAGGGCGCGATCGCTGTTCTTGATAAGCCAAATAAACGGCCTCTAAGAACTCTTCTGCCGATACTTTTTTATGCAGAGGTTCCAGGATGATTGCCCGTTTAACCTGGGTCGCTAATTGACGCCCAATTTGCGATCGCGCCTCAATGGTGATCTGAGTGCGCCGTTGCAAATATTCCCGAATAATTGCAAAATCATCGGGCAGTAAGGCTGACAGATTAGCCCGTTCTAATAACTGATTTTTCAACAATTTGGCAGATTCAGAAAGGGTAAAATTAGCCTCAGCGATCGCCCGGTCTTCTTGGATGACCAACGTTCCGGCAACCCAATCCCCTACGCGCTTTTCCCGAGAGCTTAAAGCAATCAAAAACGCGCCAATAAAGAGCAGATCATCCACGGGACGTAACAACGCCCGCAGGGTCGATTGCTGAAGACCACAAGGCCGTCCATCATCCCGAATCACCCGAATCTGGACCCGACGCTTCCCCGGAGTTTGACCCTGCCAAAATACTTCAAACCAGACAAAATAGCCCACATAGACCGCAAATAAGAGTAAAAACCAAATCGCGCTTAACCACTGTTGCGCCCGAGAACTGGTGGCTACGGTATTGAGCAGAATATCAGCTAAAAACCAAGACAAGAACCCCCAAAGAAGGACTAAAGCCAGTTGGATTAATCCCAAAATCAAATAATCAAATATCAGCGCATAAGCCCGATTACCAATTCCCGCCAAGGTAAATTCTAAATTCACACTTTCCGGGGTTTGGATATTGATTCGATTTAATAAAAACATAACCCTGTTTAATCCTCCGATATTAACAGACCCTTAGACTGTTCCAGTATTCCAGTCAAATCCCGATGAGGTTATTTTAAACGTTTGGAGTCCAAAATTGGAAAAAATGTGATAACCATTCCCCAGGTTCTCCCCTAACCGAAACTCACGGAAGAAGGGTTTCAGAGTCGGGATCTCTGATTTAGAGCCTATAGAGCATCAGATAGATCTATAAAAACTAGCCCGGTCAAGGTTTATTTGTAGGGGCGCTTCAGGAAGCGCCTCTACATGAAACCATGATTTTGGGTCATGAAGTTGAGCATTTTGACAGGCGATCACTCTCGTGGGGCTACACGAAACCATGAAACGAGGAAAGAGAGATTTTTTAAATCCAGTTTTCTGCCGACCCTTTCAAGGTTTAAAAAATAGTTAGGTCACGGAGTCCAAGCGTCTCGAAATGATTTAGACTGGCTAGAGAGAGTGACGGGATTTGAGGAAATCTGATGAATATTCAACGATGGATTGCTCGACGGGAACCGAATTGGCGGCGACTGGATGCTTTATTGCGACAGGTTGAAAAAAAGGGATTACAATCCCTACAAGCCTTAGAAATTGAAGAACTTGCGAGTTTATATCGGTCCGTGTCGGCAGATTTAGCACGAGCGAGAACCCACAAGTTGGGGATGACATTAGTCCAGGAGTTACAGCAGTTGACCTCGCGGAGTTATAGCCAAATTTATCAAGGGTCTCGCCGACAGGAATGGGGGGCAGTGGTAGAGTTTGTCCGATGGGGTTTTCCGGCGATTGTCCAAGAAACCTGGGGATATATTGCCGTGGCGACGGCAACCTTTGTAGTGGGGGCTTTTGTGGCTTGGTGGTATGCGTGGCAAGACCCGGTTTTTATGGCGATCGTTGTACCGCCTCATATTATTGAAATCGTGCGGGATCAAGGGGAATTATGGATGGGTTCTATTGTAGGAATTGAACCTTTAGCCTCTAGTAGCATCACCATTAATAACCTGAAAGTTTCCTTTGGTGCAGTGGGTGGAGGGATTACGGCTGGAATTTATACCCTGTTTATTTTAGTTTATAATGGCATTCATATAGGGGCGATCGCCACTCTGATTGCTCAATATAATTTATCCTATCCATTTTGGGCCTTTGTTTGGCCTCATGGTTCCCTAGAATTACCCGCTATTTTCTTCGCGGGGGCTGCTGGTTTGCTGATTGGGCGTGGGCTATTATTTCCCGGTCAATATCGCCGCGTCGAAGCCCTGAAATTTTACGGATACCAAGCCGCAAAGCTGGTATTTGGCATTGTACCGATGTTAATTATTGCCGGCATTATTGAGGGATTTTTCTCCCCCAATCCTGCCATTCCGGACTCCCTCAAATATGTAACGGGTATCAGCTTATTAGCCCTCCTCATCAGCTATTGCACTCGCAGAAAACCAATAGAACCATCGCTTTAAAAATCCCCCGGCTCAATTTTGCCTAAAAGGGGAATTTACACCTCTTGCTCCCCCTTCCCTCCTAGGGAAGGGGGCTGGGGGGTTAGGTCTCTTGAACAAATTGAGATGTTCCCGGTTTAGGGGGAGTCTCTTCCCCAATCATTCACCATTTCCACTCATGATTCACTCCCTAAACCCATAAAATCACCGGCATCATCAGACAAAGCGGGACTAGACAGAGTGATGGGTAAATCAAAGGCTTCTTTTTGACAACGGAGGTTATAGTAAGCGATAGATTTTAAGACTTGCCAAAAGGGAGTGAGCAGGATGTTAAAGCTGCCCCAATAAATTACCCAAACGACTTGTTCAATCACGCTATAGGTAGATTCTTCAGAGGTAGTGGAAGTCCCCTCTTGAATCAATCCGACAATCAAAAACCATAGTAAAATGGATAAAATACTGATAGGAAGGGTAGCAATAAACGGAATCATAATCGTTTTTACCACCGAGCGTCGTAGCCCTTCAACTAATTGCCGAGAGCGAGTTATGGTGGTAGATGATGTCATTTCTTCTTCTATAGCTAGGGGAATTTCATAAATAAAAAAAGGAGAGTAGATTTCAATCATTTTCAGGAAAAACCAAGCATATATACAGAGGATTACCACCAAAAAAAGTAATCCAAATAATGCCATTAAGCCATAATTGAGCGCCAACAAACTACTAAACACAAGAACCAATAAAGAAGAAATTATTCCTACACAAATACTCCAAAGTAACACCCAAAAAAAGGCTCGATACGCAAAACCCAAAGAGGCTAAAATAGCAGCCACTAAAAATTTCCATATTCTCGGATTGATATGGGTTTGGGCTTCGTTGATTGTTTCAGTTTTACCGTTAATTTCAGAAAATGCTAACCGTGACATTAGCGCTATTCCTGCATAAAACTTGGCCCACCCATAAACGGGAATTAATAACCAGAGATGGGAAACCAATGAAATTTTAAAGTAAGTTTTAAATCGCTTCCGATATAGATTTATGCTTGCAGTGGCCGCATTTTCTGCCGACAAATAACGCATGGGTTTTACCTGGATATTGGCATGAAATTGATTTAGATTTCGAGTCAGAAAAACTCAGGTCTAATCCTTATAATAGGTTTCGAGCCTTGAGTTGCAGGTAGCGATCTACCAATTGATCGCTAATTAAATTGGCGGGGGCATCTAAAACTAAAACACCTTTTTGCTTTAAATTGGCAAAAACTAATTGGCGCTGAGATAATAAATTTAATGCTACTGCACGGGAATAGGTTGTGTCAATCTCTGCGGTGGAAGTATGGGCAATTTTATCGACTTCAGGATCCCGGAGTGTGACACAAAATGGCAAGTAACGCGGGGTGAGGCGTTGCAAGGCCCCAAGAAGTTCGGCAGAAGCGGTGGCATCGACGATATCCGTAATCATCACAACCAGCGCCCTGCGAGTCTGTTGGGACACCACTCCGGTGACGGCCCCCATATAGTCGGGTTCAAGTAACACGGGTTGAAGGGGCGTGAGACGTTCGATTAAGTGAGGCATTTGATGTTGACCTTGTGCCGGGGGAATCCAAGTGTGAATCTCGCGGTCAAATACCGCCACCCCGACGCGATCGCCTCGATTTAACCCCGCTAACACTAAAGATAAGGTGGCATTCAACCCCCAATCAAACCGCTGCATCCCCTGGACCTGGGCTGTCATTAACCGTCCGCGATCGAGTAAAATTAGGAGGGTTTGTTCCCGTTCCGGTTCTAACACGCGCACTAGAGGACGATGACGCCGCGCCGTTGCTTTCCAATCAATCAGGCGTGTATCATCTCCCATACCATATTCCCGTAATTCGGCAAATTCTGTGCCATTTCCCAAACGACGCATCCGTTGTCGCATGGTCCCGGTAGACTGCAACGCTAGACGAATGGTCAGCGATCGCAATCCCACCAAATCCGGATAAACAGGCACTTTCACCCCTGCCGGAATGGTCCAATTCAACCATGCCAATCCCCAGGGACCCAACTGCCGCACTTGAATATCTCCCCACTCGTACTCCCCCCGCTTGCTGGGTTTGACCGTATAAGTGAGTTCTTGGGTAGTATTTGCTGCTACGGTGGTTTGCAACTGCCGCGCCGACACTTCAAATGCCATCGGATAGCGATCGCCTACCCGAATCACCGCTGATTTGTTCCTCGACTCAACCGTAAGCACCACCGGATTATCCCGCCCAATGGACAATTTCCCCAGAGGATGGCGTGTCACCTTAACCCGATAGTTTCGCCCGCGCTGACTATCAATCAATCCTAACAATAAAATAATACAATCAAAGACCAATGTGATTAAAATACTGACCCTGGGATTAAAGAGCATCGCCGTCAAAATTGCGATGATTATTCCGAGTCCTAACAGTAAGTAGAGCAGTCTGGATGGAATCATGGGAGCATTATCCGGTGTGATGGGGCACTTTTCAGTTAGTTATCATAGAAAGAATGAGGAATCATCGATTTCACCCTTGAGGCAAACTGTTAATTCCTCATTCCTGATGCTTCATCTAGGCACGGCAACTTGTTGGAGGAGAGAGGCGATCGCAC includes:
- a CDS encoding EAL domain-containing protein, which translates into the protein MPQLKLSDSILNRQELASLDLLVCPIWIWDLDQKQVWWANAAALGLWQVQSIAELSEETRSNPFDENSSRIELEQLELKQLEQGATVVKQWTFQAGSEPVSIRCACSGIRIESGRMGVLVEGMTEVMKRHDWELWRSNEVLKQATVMISLYKTDGTMVMQNPVAQRCYGEENRGQNAWKGRFVRSSDAERALACLEAGNVFYHETQMQTLQGVRWHAVEIRNAKDPVTGDRAVLVNEKDITELKEAAVQLQQRDRLLEGVALATHALLTAPNLSEAISKALAELGNAAAVDRAYLVENYQSLTEEHLMRICWEWVSPGISSSQEKPEFQTLSYEENLPGWYETLCAGKAIGGRVKDLSNAEQSILEAQGIQSILVMPIAIEGQFWGFIGFNDCHEQRQWSETEESILKAAVGSIGGAIARHQAESKLATLNAQLEAIVEERTAKLKAANDRLRAEISEKAKIEEKLRHNAFHDALTELPNRTLFMQELRQEWERGKQNPNYLFAVLFLDLDRFKVINDSLGHGVGDRLLIEIAERLRKTLAVRPHSFRRNEHAIARLGGDEFAILLKDIRALRTARRVAERIHSCLTRPFAIEGQEVFTSVSIGIALSSRGYERPEDLLRDADIVMYRAKALGRSRHEVFDTAMHDRVVRLLKLENDLRRAISEGEKRLPTPRFYLSPTPDSEGHDSGEELEIQTPSLPFNAVKKPSAFTLHYQPIVCLKTGRIEGFEALLRWEHPELGLVPPGEFISIAEETGLIVPLGQWVLREACQQLRIWQERFPQALPLTVAVNLSGRQFSRVDLIAQVDRILAETGIDGSMLKLEITESAIVDNPELATEMLLQLKERKINLCMDDFGTGYSSLSYLHRFPLDTLKIDRSFVSRIGVEGENSEIVLTIVSLAHDLGMEVIAEGVETSAQLEKLQQLGCAMAQGYLFSPPVNSEQATQLLIQEGKLVTNW
- a CDS encoding stage II sporulation protein M, translating into MNIQRWIARREPNWRRLDALLRQVEKKGLQSLQALEIEELASLYRSVSADLARARTHKLGMTLVQELQQLTSRSYSQIYQGSRRQEWGAVVEFVRWGFPAIVQETWGYIAVATATFVVGAFVAWWYAWQDPVFMAIVVPPHIIEIVRDQGELWMGSIVGIEPLASSSITINNLKVSFGAVGGGITAGIYTLFILVYNGIHIGAIATLIAQYNLSYPFWAFVWPHGSLELPAIFFAGAAGLLIGRGLLFPGQYRRVEALKFYGYQAAKLVFGIVPMLIIAGIIEGFFSPNPAIPDSLKYVTGISLLALLISYCTRRKPIEPSL
- a CDS encoding RDD family protein: MFLLNRINIQTPESVNLEFTLAGIGNRAYALIFDYLILGLIQLALVLLWGFLSWFLADILLNTVATSSRAQQWLSAIWFLLLFAVYVGYFVWFEVFWQGQTPGKRRVQIRVIRDDGRPCGLQQSTLRALLRPVDDLLFIGAFLIALSSREKRVGDWVAGTLVIQEDRAIAEANFTLSESAKLLKNQLLERANLSALLPDDFAIIREYLQRRTQITIEARSQIGRQLATQVKRAIILEPLHKKVSAEEFLEAVYLAYQEQRSRP
- a CDS encoding DUF58 domain-containing protein gives rise to the protein MIPSRLLYLLLGLGIIIAILTAMLFNPRVSILITLVFDCIILLLGLIDSQRGRNYRVKVTRHPLGKLSIGRDNPVVLTVESRNKSAVIRVGDRYPMAFEVSARQLQTTVAANTTQELTYTVKPSKRGEYEWGDIQVRQLGPWGLAWLNWTIPAGVKVPVYPDLVGLRSLTIRLALQSTGTMRQRMRRLGNGTEFAELREYGMGDDTRLIDWKATARRHRPLVRVLEPEREQTLLILLDRGRLMTAQVQGMQRFDWGLNATLSLVLAGLNRGDRVGVAVFDREIHTWIPPAQGQHQMPHLIERLTPLQPVLLEPDYMGAVTGVVSQQTRRALVVMITDIVDATASAELLGALQRLTPRYLPFCVTLRDPEVDKIAHTSTAEIDTTYSRAVALNLLSQRQLVFANLKQKGVLVLDAPANLISDQLVDRYLQLKARNLL
- a CDS encoding TldD/PmbA family protein, giving the protein MLEAPTQITHQDLATEAIALIRQAGCEYGEIRLCRYRDRSLTARDRSLSNLSDRVSAGFGVRVLHQGSWGFAASPRRSSAEVRRIVALAVEIAKGSHLTQQTPVKLVPVETYRDSYRTPIAIDPFTIPIEEQAALLLEINERLLGYGDRGIKKAASFLRFTQEQKIFASTEGSLIDQTIYRSYPGYNCTAIANGDAQSRSYERPPLNCGYEHIDRTDLLGEVDRVATEAIAKVHAPKGPSGIKTTLILKPTNLFLTIHESVGHPTELDRVYGYEANFAGTSFATTDGLGSLQYAAPWVNFKADRTQPGGRGTMGYDDEGVISQEWHVVKDGILVDYLTDRETAARLGRGSSNGCAYADSWYNVPMVRIPNLGLEPGPDGGSHTATLAEAIADTEEGILIDGIGSYSIDQQRRNFQFGGDAFWQVKKGKVVGMLKDVTYQAMTTDFWKSVDAIGPKSEQIQCGTNLCGKGEPMQIAQMTHACVPVRVRDIFIGGPS